Proteins co-encoded in one Oreochromis aureus strain Israel breed Guangdong linkage group 3, ZZ_aureus, whole genome shotgun sequence genomic window:
- the LOC120438318 gene encoding V-set domain-containing T-cell activation inhibitor 1-like yields MSAGTASLCSTLLYFSILVFVSAEKKIITAESGDNVILPCQAPHINMKIIVVKWSRADLGDKYVLLYRNGNFAPATQHPFFKNRVELLDRQMKDGDVSFILKDVTINDAGTYKCHVFMEGAQTWKVSSIYLRVIDPPEQKTIPAGQDVILPCRAPNTNKIIVVEWSRADLVYKYVLLYRDEHFNHHPSFKNRVVLLDRQMKDGDVSLILKDVTINDAGTYECRVVERGMNRRKRAILKTQPIHTVNLTVIPPGQP; encoded by the exons atgtcTGCTGGAACTGCGTCACTCTGCTCCACTTTGCTGTATTTCAGCATCCtcgtgtttgtctctgcag aaaagaaaatcatcacagctgagtctggagaTAATGTCATTCTGCCATGTCAAGCGCCACACATCAACATGAAGATCATAGTTGtaaagtggagcagagctgacctgggagatAAATACGTGCTTTTGTACCGCAATGGTAATTTTGCTCCAGCCACCCAGCATCCATTTTTTAAGAACCGGGTAGAACTgctggacagacagatgaaggatggagacgtgtctttcattctgaaggatgtgacgattaatgatgcTGGAACATACAAGTGTCATGTTTTCATGGAAGGAGCACAGACATGGAAGGTCAGCAGCATCTACCTTAGAGTTAtcgatcctccag AACAGAAAACAATCCCAGCCGGACAGGACGTCATTCtgccatgtcgagctccaaacaccAATAAGATAATAgttgtagagtggagcagagctgacctggtaTATAAATATGTGCTTTTGTACCGGGATGAGCACTTCAACcatcatccatcttttaagaaccgggtggttctgctggacagacagatgaaggatggagacgtgtctttgattctgaaggatgtgacgattaatgatgctggaacatacgagtgtcgtgtCGTTGAAAGAGGAATGAACCGCAGGAAGAGAGCTATTTTGAAGACTCAGCCCATCCACACTGTCAACCTGACTGTTAtccctccag gtcagccatga